The Pyxicephalus adspersus chromosome 1, UCB_Pads_2.0, whole genome shotgun sequence sequence AAGTGTATCACacatttttaaggtaaaaatatgatttattatatgataaaaaatatgatagaaaatataataaaaatatgataaaaatataaattatgataaAAAGATATGTTAGTTCTTACAGAAACATGTTCATATATCCAACCTCACAGTGTTCAATGTGTTTCATAATGTAAGCTTCCTCAGAACTTATAAGACCTGTATAATTGAATCATATCTACCAAGCATTAAAATCATCAGACCTTGCCACAACTACTACTGTGATCTTTCAAGATGGCAGATCCAAAGGGGGAGGGGCAGACTAGGTGGTGGCACCGATATCCACCGTCAACTTGACATTTCTGTTTGCGTGTATGTTTTTGGGAGAGGCATATCATGAAGTCTaaagattttttgtacatgataTCCAGAGTATTTTTTTCTCAGGCCCTTCTTTATGATGAATGACCTGATGTTATAAATCATCAGGCAAACCTAAAAATGTGTGATACACTTGATAATTGTTGCCCTTAAAGTCCTGAAAATTGATTAGTGTTTGGCTACTTAAATATGGAGATTGGTGGATTTAAATGTTACAGGTAACTTTCAATAATTCGGGAtcgtttgtttttgttttaataggaaaatgTAATCTTATCTTTCTAGTGTTTGAAGTAGTAATGGTGGTGGCCTGTTCTGCATAATCAAAAGTGGCTGAGTGCTCTTTTTGAAAAAGTTTATTAACCAATAAAGTTCAACTGTAACcactatttctttttgttttttttgttattgtaaagtATCCTGTTACTTCATAATCACAAACCCTCTCCCCCTCTCATGCTCTGCTGGCAGTTCCCAATATATAGAGCATTCAGGGGATATAGGCAAGCAGTTGATGAACCATCTTTGAAGTACATGATGTTAGGCCGCAGTACAAAGTAAAGCGTAATATTCATGAACCGCACAGAAGTCATTTCTGCTTAATAAATATAAGGGAGAACTGTAAAAtcctatattataaatacattttatattgccaCAAACAATAGAttttcaagttattatttaatcAGTATTTATGAATTGAATATTACCAAATTTAGCAGATTAGTTACGGTAACCAATTTCTAAACTGgtaattgtattaaaatatcAATCCATATCCCCGTACCTTCTATCGTGTGCTACTTCccctctcagattgtaagctcttctgagcagggtcctttcctcctgtttcattgtttgtatctgtctgtcatttgcaacccatatttaatgtacagtgctctgtaatatgttggcactaattactgtttattattaacagtaatattaatacatttgtcTAATTTTTGTGTCTTCTTTTGCTTTAGTTATGGAGACTATTCTTTGGGAGAATCATATGTCTGGATCTGAAAGATACATTTTGTAGCAGTttactaatatataattttagaacATTAGAAAGACGCTTTGGAACACGGAAATTTACGGTAAGATGAGCcctaatttttacttttgttcaaTAACAATTCTTTAGTGGCTACTGTAGCTTCCTTTAGCAAATCCTAGTTGCCTgtcactttgggctctatttaaaaaaacaggaaatcggGCATTCcctccaggtctatgtgtttatatggcagtaattaattctcaccagggaatgtttgagggaatatcccgattccctgttttataaaaaaaaaaaaaaaagacctttgagTCACTTACCCAAAACTACTTTGGAATAGGTAAAATCACAGCTGTGGTCTGTGAACTATTATGTTCTATTTAGTATAGCTGGCAGTAGTTAGTCAGAATTACTGGTTTTGTTCTGTTCTGTTGAAGATGTTTTCCAGCTTATTCTAGCTGATATTGTTCCTGGTGTTTCTGGCACTCATCAGAACTTAATAAACTACTTGTATAAGCTCCAAATATcttcaaccttaaaaaaaaaaacaagtccagttcATGATTTACTACTACCAGTAAGAACTCCttctctgtaaatgtattttaggtaagTTACTCAGAAATTGCTTGAATTAAAGCCATTAAATCACCACATCAGCCAGGACGCTACCATCTTTGGATGcagaggtcagcagtggcagctctGTATACTTCTAGAAAATATTCCTATAAGCATTTTACTCATAGATAAGTGATATGTCACTTACAGAAATCCCTAATaggaatgaatatttattatacagttattCAGCATATACCTGTCTGAACCATTTGGGTTTATTAGATACAGCCTCTTCTTATAGcacttttcatgttttcttttttatatatctgtcaGTAAAGTGTAGGTCTTGGTAAATGTTTGAGATGTGTAAAAAGCTGTGGATTTCTGTTGGTTTCATCTTTGAAATGGGGGGAATAttgaaaagatatattttttaagtgaTTAAAATAACTTCAAACAGATGTAAATTTTAAAGTATCTGGCTTTTTTAAACTCACTTGAAATGTTTTTCaatcaaataaatgtaacaaattattCTTTAATGGCCAATGCAATGTCAAATAGGGTCTGTCTTTTCCTGAAACAGTCTATCCTTGGTAAAATGTATGAAGGGTCCACCAGCAAAAGTGAGATCCTGTCATATTAGCCAAGACATGTAGAGGAAGTTTGGAACTGGATTGCTATGATCTTTCCTTAGCTGCTGAATGTTTAAAATAAGCAGCAATTCTTCTTAAAAGAATTGTTAATTTTGTGACAGCATTTATTAGTTTACATTATAGTACACAGTTTTAAGACATTGGATGATAGTAATACTTTTTACCCTGGAAAATCTAAATACCAATTTAGAACCTTGGTATGTTCTGTATTTTGGTTTattataacaccaacataatatgccataatatgcagccctgtacattaaatggggattgcaaatgacagacagatacaaacaatgacacaggaggaatagaggaccctgccctgactAGCTTACAATCCAAGTGGTGGGGGTAACTACTGAGGGAGACAGATGAAGACGGTTTTGCATGTTTCTTGTTCTTGTAGTGAAGTGATGGACAAGTGCTAAGAAACATTTACTCAAACTTCTTTATCAGCAGGAtccctctgcaataaaagttTGAACTGAACGACTTCATAGAAAAAAACCTTGTTGTTCTTTCATGAAGttcaaaaacagatttattttgttttgatggaaGATAAGGCAGCTTGTGTATAAcattatgttttgttaaaaataagaaAGTCCACAATTTACCTCCTgtggaatttttactttttgatttattaGTATTGGAGGTccttgtttgttttaataatacctttttttctttcttacgtCTACTCCATTGTGCTtctttgtatctttcattaaggATTGAAAGCTGGACCTGTACACTTGCTACCGCTAAATCCAGCAACACAATCAAGATGTACACATTTATGTTAATGTGTAATTTACCACTTCCTTCAACGCTGTATGGGATTTTACAGCAGTATGTTTTGATGTATAAACAATTATGCCTTTTTAACAGTTGTAAAAAATAGCTGGATCTCTTTGcagtactttaaaataaatccttttaatttttgctttggtTTAAGCCTGCTTGGAATGTTAGAGCTGTGGCACTTGTGTCTTTCTTGTTGACTTATTTGGCCAAGGGGAGAGGAGGCAGAGAAACACTCGCACTGTACTTCTCTGCTATCTGGAGCTGGTTGAAAGTACACCAGGAGTTGTACTTTACAGCTAAAAGGGACTCTATTGTATTGAATAATGTAGTGTAAAGCTATCCAGTAAATTATTACAACTGAAATCAGGTACCATTTGTGTTCACATCAAAATGTAGCAAGATCTTTGGCCCagagttttgctttgttttacaaACCAAATCCGACCCCAAGCAAAGGTTAATATACTGTACAGTGGTGAGAGGGTAGATtatttgtcaagtttttattgctgggaTTCCATCTGAagaattttccctcacttcttacTTAATACTCAAACAAAAAGTGAGGGCAACGTGGGCTTATTGTGATAGACAGTCTTAGAGGGCAATAAAAACACACAGGTTCATTTTctggtaaaaatgtatctgtcTTTGTACCCAATGTGGAGATTTAACATACCTGTCCAATTACCCCCCAGTCTGTCACATGCAGAAAAATAGTTCTGCTGAGAGAAATGCATAGCTGACATAGGTTTGactaaacaaaaactaaaacctTTGGATTGAGATGACATTTAATGCATGCTTGTGTATAAATCAATGTGGTTacctgcacctttttttacatttgtaattttttttgttgcagtcaTTTTTATTAGGGTCCTGGATCCTCTCAGCAGTGTTTGATCTCCTTTTCGTTGGAGCTGTACAGTTTGTGAGTGGTGTAAACACCAGCACTTTACCATCAGGATTGTAAGTAATTCTTTCTTGAACAAATTCGTGAGAACAATGTAGTATGAAACTGTTGGGAGGTCTCTGTTTACCACAATGCATTGCAAATTTGTGGTTATTTCACTGTGTAGAAACTCAGCCTCAACCAGTAACTCCTACATGTGTACTTAGtttctgttttatctttttatatcaagcgttactgtaaaataaaggtgTTTAACAAACAGTGGCAGCTCAGTACAAGCATTGATCTCTGGTTATAGTTTAGCTctattttaatttactttggGTTAGATCTATGTTAAAATAGTATATGGTTACCTACAGGCTGGGCAGTTTTAAGGCCATTTTCATTGAATGCAAATGGCCACAGTTAATGCATATGCTTTTTCTAAACACGCACGTTGAATAGTGTGCAACAATTTGCCATGATGGGGAGGGTCATagtcaatatttttttccccccatagccttatttaaagtggacctaaacgcTTAACATCAGACATATTAGATAACTCTTCTCACCTTCTTGCACTAGAATGTCAGTTCCCCATGTTGGCACTGATTGTGTCGGCTtacaatcatgaaaaaataaaacattccttaTATTTATGCAagtggccatcttgtgtgtggccaTTTATTGCCATGTTATCCAGTCCCAATCTTCTTATCTGCCCATAGCCCTCCCTCACTGCAGGAGGTTTCTACCCAGGCTCTCGAACCAACCAATCAATCAATGCATtatcttctgtgattggttgatgctGATGTCAAAGATACAGATCAAGTCACTACCACAATACACAGATCAGGGACCCCATCAACTGCCATATCGGAGCCCTGCACAgtatcatcaccatcatcctcaTCTGTGGAGCCCATTGTCTagtctgtgttgtcaccctcatctgtGGAACCCATGGTCACCCTAATTTATGTTGTCACTTTAATCTGTGGAGCCTATGGTTACTCCAATCTATGGAGCCCATTGTCACCCCAATCCACAATGTTACTCCAATCTGTGTTGTCATTGTAATCTGTGGAGCTGGTTGTCAcctcaagcagtgttgtcactcccTTCTGTGATGCACGGTGACCCCAGTTAAAAAAAGCTTCCATTCGGTGTGATGCCTGTCTGCTAAGGAGCTGAGCTGACACCTCTCCCCTCCCCTGCCCTGCATCTTCCATAAGCAGACAGTGATGGTGCTCATCACTTGTGACCAAACTAAACCACTCCAACTGGTCAGcaagtttgtgcttttttttcttcttctttgacaGAGGATGTCTATCTCCCATGAGCCTTTGCAGCCTCCTCTTCCTTGCCGTGGCCAGGGATAGCCCACAAGGGTGGGGTCAGTGCaaatttttgacattttgggaACTTATAAATCTATAAGACTATAAGCTTTAAACAACTAAAGTAAAACCCATACAGATCAGTATAACCTACCCtctttccccgaaaataagacagtgtcttatattatttttggctCCAAagaatgcactagggcttattttcaggggatgtcttattatttttttatgaacaataattgacatttattcttggggaaaaaaaatgtattcaaatacagtcatgtcatcatcttctgacACATCTttataactctccaaaccctgaattccatcttaaATTTGTGAGTGTGCAAACAGAGTAGCTTTACATCTTACATAAGCCCAAGTTGAAAATgtaagtttaggtctgctttaaacaaaaaaaaaaaagatttattgttcaTGTAAGGGCAACTTAAGGTGCTGAATTTGCTGTCATCCTGTACTTAGGTCAATACTATATTCTCTTACCAACAAACCTCTTAAAACATTGTGCTTTGTTTGAATCTGTGAACTTGCACTAAAAGTGTAAAAGTCATGTCTTAGACTAAAAAGGTCCAACACATGAGTGTTCCAACTGATGGTGGTTTCATTGCCGCAGACAAGCTTTCAGGGCTGTTATTGCAATATTGCTTTTGCCCCTTCTTCACATTGTAGCATGAGCTGCAGCTTGGAAGGCAATGTGTTTAGTCATGGCAGAGATAAATTATAGCCATGCAAAGGGAATAGGAAACTGTTTGACTTCATACCTCACTAGAGTAAGCAAACTGCTTTTCAggaatctgttgcaaagtttcttgTTGAAAATCCTGACAGTAATAGCACTTCCTGTAGCAGACTACCATCACTAAACCACTGCCTTGCAGTTGGTCACAGTTTTGTCATTCTGCTGTGCTTCCTCCTGCAGTCTGCTTTCAAATCTAATTATTCATACTCTCTGCTACAGACTTGGTATGCAAAATAAGAAGCAAATTAAGAAGCACAGCTGTCGACCTGCAAAAAGTGctgtttttatgtatgtaatgttgcaacagatttacaaaaaatatttttcttggaCATTGTATTGAGTAAGACATGATgctaaacatattgaaaaatagattttgggtttttgtgtacttttaaaaTTGGAGATATCTTTGAAGTACACAATTTAGGAAATTATGAAATAGAAATATCATATCATCCACGCAAGCTACATTAAAATCCTTTAATAAAGCATCTGGCATCTTTCAAAGTGCAGTACTCCTTCATACAATcacatatcatgttttttttttcctgcaaacaacctgctaaaataaaatgttttgtgagGGTTGTTGTGAACACAGGTATAGATAAAATAAAGGTCTCTGTaagttgtttgaaaaattaacatttatccCATCATTTCACTGTTAATGTTGCTCAAGGAACGAATGCTGCCCGTTCTCATGCTTTTCCTGCGTACACTGCGTAAATAGTTGCGATACCAGATGACACTGATCACCCGTGCCTGAAACTGCTTTGAGACAATGTAATACAAGATTAAATCCAGGCATGTACTCAGGTTCATCATGAAGGTAGACACCTGCCCCCACAGGATGTAGTGCTCCAGTCCCTCCTGGGTCATAAGTAGCACAAAACACACGTGAAATGGTACAAAGCAGACCAGAACTTGCACAACGAGTGTCACAATGATTTGTATGGactttctttttgctttgggcttTAGCCGAGAGGTTCGCCCACTCACTAGACTGTAGATGATGATGCAGTAGCAGCCTATCATGATGAGCAGAGGgatcaggaaaaagaaaattaagcGTGCAAAGTTCAAGATGCTGTTTCGTTTAAAGTGGATGAgatcaaacattttaaagcaagtgGTGAAATTAAACTCTTTGTCAGGGTCCTCGTACACAAAAAGCAAAGGGGTTGTGGTTACTATGGTCATTATCCAAATTCCAAAACATGCCGCCATTGCTTTGGAGATGTTCTTCAGTTCTTTAATGTGCTTGGGCTGCACGATGGCCATATACCGATCTGCACTGATAAAAGCAAGCAGCCATAATGTCACGCTTGGATAAAATACAGTAAGTGCACCCATAATCCGGCAGAATATGTCACCAAAGGGCCAGGATTGTTTGGCATAGTACATTATGCGGAAaggaacaaaaagtaaaaacaataaatctagCATTGCCACATTCATCATGTACACAGTAAtagttgttctttttttggtgGTGCAACTAAAGACCCAGAGTGCTGTGATATTAACAAACAGTCCAATTGGGAAGACAATACTGTAGTATACAAGTGCAGGAATTCCATACTCATGAAAAAGCCAGATGTCTGGAACACGAGTTTGACTTTGATTTACAAAATCCATGATTGGCTTTCAAACGAATTCAAAACGAATTGCTCTACAACACAAAGAGTACAGCATTGAAATAACAAATGTGGTTTGTTTAATATAAGTAAATGAATACAATTCTCATTATAGTGGCTcaatgtaaaaaagcatgtaaTATTTTACTTACCATGCAATATTTCTTAACAATCAAAACActtgttttgtacattatttttaccCCACAAGACACCACAGCACACAGCCACTTACTTGCCTTGCTGTTTATTGTGTCACTGACCCCTTTTATTGTGTGAATTCTTGCTTAAGTTCTTTATCAAAACACACCGCAGTGCAATAGTGTTCTCATTGTAGTGTCTGTTGTCCTTGCAAATTACACAGTGCACAACAACATGAGGACAATCCCTAATGGGTAAAAGCGAACTCTGACACTTCTAGCTTCATTAGCTGTGAAGTGAATAATGTTTAAAGATACCTAAAGATCTCAATAACTACTCCAAAGTTGAATTTCAGTAGGATCTTACAGCCTAGTGACACCTTCTGTGTGTTTACATTAGACAGTTGGCTAGGCTGCCAACATTCTAATCTCTATGGAAAGTAattggtgggaaaaaaaataaagttttaatgcctttgtaaaaattaccttctcCACAATACTAATACCTATAGCTAAATAGCTTACTATGGACTATTTGAAATGCTTTGCCTGTTTGTTTGGATCATATAAACGCTATAGTTTGCATGATCTGGGCACAGGTTGGCTCTAAGACTTGCATGCACTGTTtccaatttgttttacattttatcccttttttatGCTGTCAATGTCAGTCAGTCTCTCTACTCGCCAGTAAACTTTCATGAGAACTGTCTATTGCACCATATAACCTAATTTGAAATTTGAACTTCCtttttccagtttttgttttCCAATGCATGTTTTAGTGTGTGGCAATACAGACTGTTTTGTTGTGGATACTTTCAGTTACATCTGCCAAACACTTGAAAGTAAATGTTCATTTGTTAGGCAGCAAATAAACCGGAACTAAGGAGACTGCTATTAAGCACCCTACTCTTGAAAATACTAATAGCCCAGCTTTACTTCTTTCAGTTAGTCATCTAGAAAAAGTATGTAGATAGCGATATGACTTCACTCACACTTAAGAGGTAGCATGCTTTTGCTGGGCCAGTGAAGGTACTGAGCCAAAAGAAAGCCAGATAAATGCCATATTTAGAATAAAGGCAGACACCATGTTTTCTCAGCACAGgtttactgtatgtatgtgtttcTTTAGACTTTTTATTTGATGTTAATTCTAACTACTGAAAAACAGCAGATATTGTATTCTGATAGCAAGATTTAACTGTTGGCTATTGGAGTTGGAGATCACTACTTTTTATCAGTTTTAGAACAGTTTCATGAGATATATTCAACAAGAAATAGTCTGACAATGAGATGGGGAAATTACTACAACGTCTCCTTGGTAATGTGCACATAGATTGAAATCAAAGAGGAGTACATGGAAATCAATCAACAGAAAGGCAAAGAAAGTGATTATTATATACCTCCTAATTTTTGAAAACAGAGAAAGGGAAAGCTTTCAATATCCTCTGATCTTTTCATAGTTTGCAATAAGCATTTCATAGGAATTCTTGTCCAGGTTGACAATGGCATTATGTTCCCTTTTAAAGATCTAATAATCtgaaatagtttatttaaaaGGAACATATGGCTGGAGTGTTATTTGTGTGGTAAAATAAGTGGGTGTATGCTGTCATCAGCTGCCCTTTGGAAATCATTTAGTGGAGCagactgtgtgtatgtgtggtgAGCGTATTATTTTCAAGTTTGGTTTAGCAGTTATCTTGACACGTATCTGAGTTCTTATTTTAACTTGACTTTCCTTTACTTGGGGTTGCTTATTCCAAGCTCTAAgttttgtttcattatttgtcACTTGGTTTTATTCCAAAACAACACCGTAAGTAACAAGTTACAGATTACAGTACTGCATGCAGCAATACTTTGAAGTGAGTGATCCATGGATACTTTGTTGGCCTGTTAACTGGCTGTCATCGTCTCCTAAATTCTGTGAGTTCAGCATGTGATAGTTTGATAGCTGGCAGACAGCAAATGTCCATGATACTCCCCTGAATGTTTTGGCCaccatgtgtatgtgtgtgtatatatgcattAGTTATTCTGGCAGGCTTTTCTGTCAAAGCTTTCCCCTTCAGTGCTGCAATGCCCACTCTCCCAGCAGTCACTGGAAATTCAGAGTCTTCAGCATTGCTTTGTGTAGCAGCTGGGTCATTGTTATAATCTGGGATTGCTTCACTTGGTCAGGTCTTGGTTCAGCAATGTTGTgtaggtcagctgactacctgcaTACACTGAATATGAGaccacattttcacacatggattgcctagaccaggggtcggcaacctgcggcttgcgagccacatgcggctctttagatgtgaagctgcggctctttagttccatacgcaaaaattatttattttatcaaaaaaaaaaaaacatttcaaaatcgtTCTGAATCGATTAACGAggattaggcaccgattctatctctcagccacttgTACTCGCTTTTCACCGCACTctcccccgtgacacgcgtcGTCACTGTcgtcagtccgtcggaagctctcgaATGACGCCATCGTCGGATGTTTCTATGTAGGTTTTAATTCGCATTCGAcgacaagttagtgttgtaagtaaatgtttaattgttttaattttttacttaaataataagtaattatctaataatgccatatatatattatctaatttgttgtgaaaaacactacttatatatgaataaatagatattttttcaaaaaactttatgcgagtactatttattgttggcaagaaaaaattttgtggctctttaaaaactttgaaattttgtaaattgtaatttttgactcttccgactcaaaaggttgccgacccctggcctagacctTTTAAGAATCATTAAGTTGAGCTGGAGAAGAGTTAAATCAACAGTTTGACCCTCTCATCATCAATATAATAACTTGATGGTGAGGAAATAAAGCAATTCTGGACGGAAATAAATGCTGGGACATGGCAAAGGCTTATTAAAATGATACCATGGTAAATGCATGATGTAATTCAAGTGAAAAGTGAAACTGTTTTCTGTACAGGACAAATGTAGCCAGTTAGTTAAAAGAATGCATTTTGGTACAAAACATGGTGCCGATATTTATaagtaaaatgtgcattaaataAACGATACATGAAATCCTACATGTTAGTGTTGCAGTTTTTGTAGATACATGGCCCACTTCAGTGAATATTAAAGCAAATAGAACCTGTGAATCATTTATTTGTCATGCATTTTCCATTTCTTATAATTTTGGAACATCTGCCTGCTAAATTAGACCTAAAGGAGACCTTTTCTTTAGCAGTAGGTGGTGGTCAGTACATTTGAGCTAATGAAGATGTTGGACAGTGCTAGCAGATTATACTAACCCTGGAACTCATAAAAAGCCACTCTCTGGGGTTACCtgtcattatcattttttaatgtaacatggGTCATATTAATGTGAAAGGGAAGAATAAAGACAGCACAGAATAAGTAGGAGTTGCAGTATTTTGCTTGCACCAAGTAAACTGTGAACGTGTAAATACTTTTGTTGGCTATTCTTGTCTGTCTGCTCATACTTTTTCTCTAGATTAGAGAAAAATAACTAGAATATAGAAGAGCtgccattttaaaatgtgaaagtcaCTTGAGAATGTATGTAATCATAATGTGCAcagttcctatttttttattcctttaataaaaaatttagatgatatttgtgtaatattatatactgtaatagCATAAAACTGTG is a genomic window containing:
- the GPR18 gene encoding N-arachidonyl glycine receptor yields the protein MDFVNQSQTRVPDIWLFHEYGIPALVYYSIVFPIGLFVNITALWVFSCTTKKRTTITVYMMNVAMLDLLFLLFVPFRIMYYAKQSWPFGDIFCRIMGALTVFYPSVTLWLLAFISADRYMAIVQPKHIKELKNISKAMAACFGIWIMTIVTTTPLLFVYEDPDKEFNFTTCFKMFDLIHFKRNSILNFARLIFFFLIPLLIMIGCYCIIIYSLVSGRTSRLKPKAKRKSIQIIVTLVVQVLVCFVPFHVCFVLLMTQEGLEHYILWGQVSTFMMNLSTCLDLILYYIVSKQFQARVISVIWYRNYLRSVRRKSMRTGSIRSLSNINSEMMG